The DNA sequence TATTGGAAGACTAATAAATTGAAACGATGTCGATAAAACAGTGCCATGCAACAATTTAGCAAAGCTTCAGTGCTCCCATTAATTGACCCCTTTGACCGAGCCATCTCATATCTCCGTGTCTCGGTTACTGATCGTTGCGATTTTCGTTGCGTGTACTGTATGTCAGAAAATATGTCCTTTCTTCCAAAAACCGAAGTTTTAACTTTGGAAGAGCTAGACCAAGTGTGCACTGCATTTGTTAAGCTCGGCGTTCGAAAGCTTCGTCTAACGGGTGGTGAGCCTTTAGTACGACGGAACATTATGTGGTTAGTACAAAGGCTAGGGCGACACCTAAATACTGGAGCGCTCGATGAATTAACAATCACAACAAATGGTAGCCAATTGGAAAAACATGCCGCCGGTCTAGCCACAGCTGGCGTGAAACGAATCAATGTATCCTTAGATACACTTCAAAAAGATAAATTTTC is a window from the Pseudomonadota bacterium genome containing:
- a CDS encoding radical SAM protein, which gives rise to MQQFSKASVLPLIDPFDRAISYLRVSVTDRCDFRCVYCMSENMSFLPKTEVLTLEELDQVCTAFVKLGVRKLRLTGGEPLVRRNIMWLVQRLGRHLNTGALDELTITTNGSQLEKHAAGLATAGVKRINVSLDTLQKDKFS